From a region of the Manduca sexta isolate Smith_Timp_Sample1 chromosome 19, JHU_Msex_v1.0, whole genome shotgun sequence genome:
- the LOC115440449 gene encoding cytochrome c oxidase assembly factor 5: MVSFGPDEVGLADQSPCAGIRADLKTCLLNSDCCVKDKKTPRECLQNGVVPEECIQLRQSFFECKRSLLDNRRRFRGHKGY, translated from the exons ATGGTATCTTTCGGCCCAGATGAAGTTGGCTTAGCAGATCAATCACCATGCGCCGGTATTCGAGCTGATCTAAAGACTTGTTTACTGAACAGTGATTGTTGTGTAAAG GACAAAAAGACGCCGCGTGAATGTTTGCAGAATGGGGTTGTGCCCGAAGAATGTATACAACTGAGGCAGAGTTTCTTTGAGTGTAAACGGTCTCTA CTTGACAACAGAAGAAGGTTTCGAGGTCACAAGGGCTATTAA
- the LOC119189767 gene encoding probable cysteine--tRNA ligase, mitochondrial: MNTLFTVSVRRISHVCTLKPYKETKWLMPYGNPTGIYVYNCVANQRVPVILSDPHIATWYSCGPTVYDSAHIGHASCYVKLDIIQRILKSFFNVNLVTAMGITDIDDKIIKRGLETNIHFTNIAKQYESEFWLDMNSLNIEKPLIITRVSEQIDCIASFVKKLIDSELAYVSKTGSVYFDTSKFPSYGKLSRMQDEGEPSDEEKKNKMDFAVWKGHQPGEPHWDVPWGSGRPGWHIECSAMASKVFGSQLDFHAGGIDLRFPHHENEEAQSCAYHNSRQWANYWIHVGHLQVKGDTKMSKSLKTQYPYQNY, translated from the coding sequence atgAACACGTTGTTCACTGTATCTGTGAGAAGAATTTCGCACGTCTGTACTTTGAAGCCCTACAAGGAGACAAAATGGCTGATGCCCTACGGGAACCCAACCGGGATCTATGTTTACAATTGTGTGGCTAATCAGAGGGTTCCGGTGATTTTGAGCGATCCCCACATCGCAACATGGTATTCCTGCGGCCCCACCGTCTATGATTCGGCACATATTGGTCATGCGAGTTGCTACGTAAAACTAGACATCATTCAAAGGATATTAAAATCATTCTTTAATGTGAACCTGGTGACTGCAATGGGCATTACAGATATCGACGACAAAATCATAAAAAGGGGACTCGAGACGAATATTCACTTCACAAACATCGCTAAACAATATGAAAGCGAGTTCTGGCTCGACATGAACTCTTTAAACATTGAAAAACCACTAATAATCACGCGCGTCTCCGAGCAAATCGATTGTATCGCCAGCTTTGTGAAGAAACTCATTGATAGCGAATTGGCATACGTGTCGAAGACAGgttcagtatattttgataCTAGTAAATTTCCTTCATATGGAAAGTTAAGCAGAATGCAAGACGAAGGTGAGCCATCAGAtgaggaaaagaaaaataaaatggactTTGCTGTATGGAAAGGACACCAGCCAGGAGAACCCCACTGGGATGTCCCCTGGGGTTCTGGAAGACCTGGCTGGCATATAGAATGCTCTGCTATGGCGAGCAAGGTATTTGGTTCACAACTTGACTTCCACGCAGGGGGCATTGATCTGCGCTTCCCACATCATGAGAATGAAGAGGCACAGTCCTGTGCTTATCACAACAGTAGGCAGTGGGCCAATTATTGGATACATGTAGGCCATTTACAAGTTAAAGGTGATACTAAAATGTCCAAATCTTTGAAAACACAATATCCATACcagaattattaa